The Nostoc sp. NIES-3756 DNA window ACTAGGTTGAGCAACATATACATTAAACGGGTTGAGAGTTACAAATAGCCTAGCATCCATCACCATTGCACTTGCCCCATACTGGACGCAAATCTCTGGGTTAGGTGCTTTGGTATCGATAAATTCACGGGAAGCCACATTCGATGGTGATAATGTGGTTGTGGAGCTAAAAGCAATGCCAATGCCAATTCCTAGTACAAACACACCTCCTAAAATCGCAATAGTGAACAAGTTAAACATGGAGGATATGGAATTAGGAGATTTAGGTGTAGTAGCCGTTCTACCAGTAGATTTACGTCTCATTATTGCTTTATAACCTTCACGCCTGAAAAAGCCAGGAGAGTTTATATAGTAATTAAGTTATCAGTTATTAATGTCAGAGAACCTTAATAAAATCTAGCTAATTACTAATTTAATTAGCTCTCCCTATTTCAGTATGCCGATTCTTGAGGCAATTGCCTGCAACTTCACAGACAATATTTAATATCTGGTTTTTTACCACAAAAAAATCTAAATGTCCAGTTAAGGTTGATATATAAGAATTTCTGTTCAATACTTAGGATTTAGAGGCAATAGGCTAATTGGTAAGGGACTCCGGTCGGTCTTAGACCATTGCGGTTTAAGATAGCTTTAATATCCCGATAAAATCGGCGTTTATGTTTATATAAATGAGAGGTAGAGTGATTTTTGCATAATTTGTACTTTATTCAGTACGATTAGGAGCAACTAACACAGTTTGGGATAATAACAACCTGAAGATTGCAGTTGATTGACGTAAACAGAATTTAGAAAGGCGCTGATTGTGTTACATTCTGCCAATTTCTGACTTCTATCCCTACTGACTGTCTACCTTGTAGTTGATGCAGTAAGTGTTGTGGCACAAGTATGGTTATAGGACATTAAAGCCTGTTCCCTTACCTCAGTTTGATGCACTTGTGCATTCCTCAATCAACAGCCTTTTGGTTGTCATTGTCCTCAATAGAGAACCTCAACTGTCAAAATTTATGGAAGTGAAAATGCAAGAACCAGAATTTACCCAAACCCAGCCCAAAGAGGCAACAGTGCCAGATATCAACACTCAAGCAGGAACTATTACCAAACTCCAGCCTCCTGTGCAGTCCCAAGAAGAATGGCGCAAATACGGAGAACAAGTTTCTGACTTCTTAGCAACTCTCCCCGACTACGTAGGCAACTTTTTTAATCAATACAAACAACCCTTAGTCAGCGTAGGTTTAATTGTAGGCGCAATTGTCGCAGTTAAAGTACTGTTGGCAGTTTTAGATTCTTTGAATGATATCCCTTTAGTAGCACCAACATTTGAATTGATTGGTATCGGTTACTCTGCTTGGTTCGTTTACCGCTACTTATTGAAAGCTTCAACCAGACAAGAACTAACCAACGAAATCACTACTCTTAAATCTCAAGTCGTTGGTCAAGATGGTAACGAAGTATAATTCGTAATTCGTAATGGGCTACGCCCCGCTACGCTAACGTAATTCGTAATTATGAATTACGAAAGTTACACAAACAGAGTCTGCCTTTTTTATACAAAAAATGGCCAAGCAAAACTATGCTTGGCCATTTTTTGACTGCTTTGTCCTTGTCAGTTGTTTTTGTTTAGTCTCAAGCCTTCTTACTCAGGCTGAACAGTCAACAGTCAACCGTGAGTACTCATAACACTCTCAAAATGCTAGGAATGGTGTCAATTGCTGGCAGACTCTTAATTTCTGCTAGTGCTTGGCGAAATTCACCTTCTCTGACATCGTGAGTCACAACTACAATTTCTGCTAGTTCTCCCTGGAAACCAGTTTGGACTATAGATTCTATACTCACGCCGTGATTACCGAAGCAAGTACCCAGTTGCCCAATGACACCAGCTTGGTCTTTGGTAAGGAAGCGGGCGTAAAATCTGCTTGAGAGGTCGCTGATGGGGGCAATTTGGCTATAGTTTTCGTGTCTACAGGTTAATAGAGGATTAGGGGCTGTGGTATTGCTTTTCAACGCTGCAACCAGGCTCAAAATATCTGAGGTGACGGCGCTGGCTGTTGCACCCGCACCCGCACCAGGGCCAAAAAACATTACCTGACCGATGGGTTCGCCTTCTACAAGAATGGCATTATACACGCCGTTAATGCTGGCTAGGGGATGGGCTTTGGGTACAAAGGTCGGATGAACCCTGACAGATAGTTGGGTGGTATCGTTAGCCTGATTTTTGGCGATCGCTAATAATTTAATCACATATCCCAATTTTTCAGCATAGGCGATATCTGTCTTACTAACTTGGCGAATCCCCTCACAATAGACATCTTGGAGGTTAATCCGCCCATCAAAAGCTAAGGATGCGAGAATGGCAATTTTATCTGCTGCATCTAAGCCGTCTACGTCAGCCGTAGGGTCAGCTTCTGCGTAACCCAAGCGTTGGGCATCAGCTAGCACATCCTCGAAATCGCTACCCTCAGTCTGCATCCGGGTGAGGATGTAGTTAGTTGTGCCGTTAACAATCCCTGTGACTGTATGAAGCCGGTTGACACTCAAAGCCTGCTTCAATGGCTGAATCACCGGAATCCCACCACCAACGGCAGCTTCTAGCATGACATAAACCCCGGCGTTGTTGGCAGCAGTGAATATTTCTGCCCCAAACCGAGCGATCGCCGCCTTATTGGCTGTGACTACGTGCTTACCATTTTTGATGGCTTGGAGAATCAGCGATCGCGCTGGTTCCAAACCCCCCATGACCTCAACAACAATATCTACTTCTGGGTCATTGACAATTGATTTTAAATCTGTAGTAATAACTGCCGATGGTAATTGTACCTCACGGGGTTTATCAGGCGATCGAACTCCTACCCGATATATTTCTATCTCTTGCAGCAAAGGGTGACGACCAACAGCATCTTGTAGCAGTTGCACCGTCCCCGTTCCTACCGTACCTAATCCTAAGATTCCCAGCTTTACACCCACAAACTTTCTACCAAATTTAGTTTTAAGTGCTGAGTCCTGGTAAAGACGTACATCTGTACATCCCTACCTCAGCTATTTATATACAAAAACAATTGTAGGGTCGGCACTGCCCACCCTACAAATTGATTAATTTTGTTAGTTCTTCACCAATAGCCCTAGCCTTTTTAACTATGGACTAATGACTAATGACTAATGACTAAATTAATATGTTTCAACGTGCCAACGACCAGCTTTCTTGAGGTCTTTTTGGTAGCTACTCCAGGTAACACCTTCTTTAGCAGCCGCAGCAGTTAAAGCAGCGTCAATACCGTCTTCCATACCGCGTAAACCGCAGATGTAGGTGTGGGTTTTCTCATTCTTGATCAATGCCCACAGTTCATCAGCATGTTCTGCTACACGGTCTTGGATGTACATTCTACCACCTTGGGGGTTCTTTTGTTCCCGGCTGATGGCGTAGGTGAGGCGGAAGTTATCAGGATATTTTTGTTGAATTTCTTCCAGTTCTTCTTTATAAAGGATATTGGGAGTTGTGGGAACGCCAAAGATTAACCAAGAGAACCCTTTGAATTGATAGTCTGAGTTAGCAGCTCTTTCTGCATCCTTAAACATTCGCCACAGGTAAGCCCGCATAGGCGCAATACCAGTACCAGTTGCCATCATAATGACATTGGCTTCAGGGTCGTCGGGTAATAACATTTCTTTACCCACAGGCCCAGTAATCTTTACTTCGTCGCCTGGTTTAATTTGAGTCAGGTATGTAGAACAAACACCGTAGACTATCTCTCCACTTTCTGGATGCTTGTACTCTAATTGACGGACGCACAAGGAGATGGTTTTATCATCTACATCATCGCCGTGACGAGTTGAGGCGATTGAGTAGAGTCTCAGTTTTTCAGGCTTGCCATTCTTATCCAAACCTGGGGGGATAATACCAATACTTTGACCTTCGATGTACTTTAAGTTACCTTCAGACAGATCAAATTTAATGTGTTGAACAATACCAATCCCATCTTCTTGTACCAATGGATCATTAGAAATCACCTTACCAATAAAGGGGGCATTGGGACGGTAAGTATTCACAGGAACATCAGCGTGTTTGGCTTTCGCTTGAGTCATGGTGTTGCCTTTTTTGTCTTTTTTCTTAGACTTTTCTTCAGCAGGTGGTTCAGAGACACCTTTAGTTTGGATATCTGTTGTTACAGGTGTGGCTTTACCATTCTCAGTGTTAGCAGCTTTGCCATTGACTTGTTCTAGTATGTTGGCAGGTTGAATGCTAACAATTTTGCCGCCTAGTCGAGTGATACGCTGCATTTCTTGATTCATGCGGTTGTAAGGCACTCTGATGAACACACTGCCACTTTTACGAATTGGGTAGTTTGTTTGATCAGTTTCTTCGTTCTGACGTAGACCCACCACTTCGTAAACGAAGATACGGCTACCTGATTCTATGCTGGCAGCACTCTCAAAAGCACCTTGATTAGACATTCCTTCTACCACTCCGATCTTTAACTTAAGAGTTTCTCAAAAAAAGTTTTTCTCGTCACAAACCAGCTTCAGTTTATCGAATTTTTCGTCACCAAAACTAGCATTCAGAGAAATTTGCATTATCAATTAATGCCTCGCTTGGAACACTCTCCTCAAGACGTGCAGGTATGGTAAGAAACACACCTATTCACCTTCTAAGTTAGAAGATAAGTCTCCTGGAGAATGTTAATAATGAGTCAATTTAATCTTTTCTTCGTAAACTTATACTCCTACCGGGAAAGAGTAATACGTGCTGTTAGCAGTAGCAGAAACTTATCTGCGTACTGAGTCTTGAGTCTTGGATTCAAGTGCATTTAGCAAACATTAACGCTTTCGGGGAGACTTGTTACAAGTAGATACATAAATTAAGTTTTACTTGATGTGTAGCATCTGTCAACCTCTATTCGCTCCTTGAGATAATGTGTATATTTAAGGTTATCTGTCTATGTCAGCTGATCCCCAAAGCTTTTTGTCCGAAATTGTGGGTTCACTCTGAGGATAGATTCAGTCGGTAATATTTCTCGCTATGTGGAGAGTATAGATTGATGAATTAGCGAAAATTTTCCTAAATTCGCTGCCAAAAAAATTTATACATTATAGACTGAATTATATAAACTCACAAAACCAATAGACGGATTCGCTACACGAATTATGGGTAGTGATTAGCGTAATTTAAAAAATCTCTACTACATCATCATGATGTTTAGTTAACCAACTCGATTCTCTTGACAACCAATATTGTATGGGATACCCCATTCTGTTAAAATCAACTATACCACTAGGATTAAATACTTACCAGCTATAAATCAAGGATATTCAGAGGATTACAGTCATTAATTTGGTTGTACGCCGTCTGATGAATCTTTAATGCTGCTGAGTAGCAAGAACGCAGGACAAACCTATGGGGTAACTCCTGGCTTCACATTCTGCTGTGTGAAAACTTATTACTTGACACATTTAGTATTTGAGGAGATTTATGACAACTAAGCCGGAACGCGTGGTACTGATTGGAGTAGCCGGAGACTCCGGGTGCGGTAAATCTACGTTTTTGCGTCGTTTGATTGATTTATTTGGTGAAGAGTTTATGACAGTCATCTGTTTAGATGACTATCATTCTTTAGACCGCAAACAACGTAAAGAAACTGGAATCACTGCACTTGACCCCAGGGCCAACAATTTTGACCTGATGTATGAGCAAATTAAAGCTCTCAAAGAAGGTCACGAAATTAACAAGCCGATTTACAACCACGAAACCGGTTTGATTGACCCACCTGAAATAGTCAAGCCAAATCATATTGTAGTGGTTGAAGGTCTGCATCCTTTATATGATGAACGGGTGCGATCGCTTCTCGATTTCAGTGTCTACTTTGATATCAGTGATGAAGTCAAAATTGCTTGGAAAATCCAGCGTGATATGGCCGAAAGGGGTCATCGCTACGAAGATGTTCTAGCGGCTATCAATTCTCGTAAGCCAGATTTCCAAAAGTATATCGAACCTCAAAGAGAATTTGCTGATGTAGTGCTGCAAGTATTGCCCACCAACTTAATTAAGGACGATACAGAGCGTAAAGTATTACGAGTACGGATGCTACAACGGGAAGGTAAAGAAGGTTTTGAACCCGCTTACTTGTTTGATGAAGGTTCAACCATCAACTGGACTCCTTGTGGACGTAAACTTACCTGTTCTTACCCAGGAATGCAGTTGTACTACGGTTCCGATGTTTACTACGGTCGTTACGTTTCCGTTCTCGAAGTAGATGGTCAATTTGACAACCTCGAAGAAGTAATTTACATCGAAACCCACCTCAGCAATACATCCACCAAGTATCAAGGTGAGTTGACTCAGTTGCTACTTCAACACCGTGAGTATCCTGGTTCTAACAACGGAACTGGTTTTTTCCAAGTATTAACAGGTTTGAAGATGCGTGCTACTTACGAACGCTTGACAGCAAAGGAAGCCAAGCTAGCAGTTCAGGTTTAATACAGCAGTGTTTGTGTCAAAACTCCTGGGGTACTTTCGAGTACCCCTTTTTTTGTGTTGGTAAAAACACTTTCTAATTATTGATAATTTCCCTAAATCAAATTTCTTCTAAAATTACTTAAACATAAAGTTATTTTTACTCATAAACGGACACACTAACTGCCTAATGTGTCAAGATGATTATGATTTCAGTAATGAGTAGCTTGGCTAAATAACTTAAATACTTAGTCGGCAAAAATACTACTACAGGGGGAATACTCTTTGTCTAGACGTTATCTATTTACCTCCGAGTCTGTTACCGAAGGTCATCCAGATAAAATCTGCGATCAAATTGCTGATACCATTTTGGATACTTTGTTAACACAAGACCCCAGCAGCCGTGTTGCAGCTGAAGTTGTGGTCAACACTGGCTTAGTGTTAATCACTGGTGAAATCACCACTAAAGCTAATGTCAATTACGCCAATATTGCCCGCAAGAAAATAGCGGAAATTGGTTACATAAATGCTGATAACGGCTTTTCTGCCAACAGTACTAGCGTGATTGTAGCTTTAGACGAACAATCACCAGACATTGCTCAAGGTGTCAACACTGCTCAAGAAACCCGCGAACAGGATAGTGAAGAACTATTCGATACAATTGGTGCTGGCGACCAAGGTATCATGTTTGGTTTCGCTTGTAACGAAACCCCAGAATTGATGCCCTTGCCCATTTGCTTGGCTCACCGCATCGCTCGCCGCTTGGCAGCTGTCCGCAAAACTGGGGAATTATCTTACCTACGTCCTGATGGCAAAACTCAAGTTACCGTTATTTACGAAGACGGTCGCCCCGTGGGTATTGATACAATTTTGATTTCCACACAACACACAGCTACCATCGGCGATATTACCGATGAAGCCGCAGTACAAGCCAAAATTAAAGAAGATTTGTGGACGGCTGTTGTTGAACCTGTGTTTGGTGACTTGGAAATTAAACCAGACCAAGATACACGCTTTTTAGTGAACCCCACTGGTAAATTTGTTATTGGTGGGCCTCAAGGCGACTCTGGTTTGACAGGACGGAAAATTATCGTTGATACCTACGGTGGTTACTCCCGACATGGCGGTGGTGCTTTTTCTGGCAAAGACCCCACAAAGGTAGACCGTTCTGCGGCTTATGCGGCTCGTTATGTAGCCAAAAATATCGTTGCTGCGGGGTTGGCTGAAAAATGCGAAGTCCAGTTAAGCTATGCAATTGGTGTAGCTAGACCAGTAAGTATTTTCTTAGATACCTTCGGTACTGGCAAGGTTGATGATGAAATTTTGTTGGAACTAGTCAAAGCCAACTTTGAACTGCGTCCAGCAGGTATTATCCATAGCTTCAACTTACGTAACTTACCAAGCGAAAGAGGCGGACGTTTTTATCAGGACATCGCGGCTTACGGACACTTGGGACGGAACGACCTAGATTTGCCTTGGGAACGTACCGATAAAGCGGATTTTTTGAAGCAAGCAGTTAGCCACGCATTATCAGGTGCAATTGCCTAAACATTTGCTCGTAGTATTCGCGTAGCGTCTGTCTACGACACGCTGCGCGAACGCAGAGAGGACTTTAGTCCTAATAATTAACTCAATAATTTTATAAGATTAAGGGAGTATTCATTACTCCCTTATTTTTGTAAGTAGAAGGACTAAATTAATCCTAACTTGAGTCGCCGGGTTTCGACTGCGCTCAACCCTCTTCTAATAAGGGTAACGAGCATTGAGCGTAGTCGAAATGCGTTTTCTAAATAATTGTGTCCACCTACTTACCTACTCCTAGACTAGCACTTACACCCTTACACCCAGTCTCAACAAACAACCTTGGTGGATAAGTCATGCTTTAGATAGTTCGAGAGAATTGCTTGTCTTGCACATGATGATAAATATCAAAGACAACAGCAACATTTCTGACTAATAATCTACCGATTTCTGTAACTTGAATATATTCACTTGAGAGATTAACTAACCCATCAGTTTTCAAGGGTTTTAATGCCTCTAATTCCTGAGCAAAATACTCATCAAAATTGATGTTATACTTCTGTTCAATTTCTGGCTTATGCAGATAAAAGTTAGACATGATGCACATAATTACGTCACGCCTGAGAATATCATCTGTTGTTAGTTTGATGCCTTTACTAACAGGTAAAGTATCACTAGCTACTGCTTGATAATACTCTTTTAAATGCTTGTGATTCTGCACGTAAGTATCATGCAGCATACTAATAGATGTCGCACCAAAACCTAACAGTTCTGTACCTGCGTGGGTAGTGTAGCCTTGGAAGTTACGTTGCAGGGTACAATTACGTTGAGCGATCGCTAATTCATCGTTAGGTTTGGCAAAATGATCCATCCCAATAAATAGATACTGGCTATTAGTCAGTTCTTCGATGGTCATCTTTAAAATTTCTAACTTTTCCTGTGGTTCAGGCAATGCTTCTACAGGAATATTTTTCTGTGCTGGCTTCAACCAAGGTACATAGGCAAAATTAAAAACTACAATTCTATCGGGATCTAAGGCTACAGTTTTCTTTACTGTTTCCCGAAAGGTTTGCAAGCTTTGATGAGGTAAACCATAAATTAAGTCTACATTTACACTGTCAAATTCAGCCGCTTTAATCCAACTCATCACATTAAATAACATTTCTTCTGGTTGGATGCGGTTAACAGCTACCTGCACTTGGGGATTAAAATCTTGAATACCAAAACTGATGCGGTTAAAGCCAATATCTCGGAGAAAGAAAATATATTCTTGGTCAACGTAGCGCGGGTTAATTTCGATGGAAATTTCTGCTTGGGGGTCGATTTGGAAATGACTAGTAATACTTTGCCACAAGAATTGTACTTGCTGAGGTTCTAAATAATTTGGTGTACCGCCACCCCAATGAACTTGCAAAACTTTTCTATCAGCATCAATTAAGTTGGCTGTATGCTTAATTTCTTTTACAAGATGCTCTAAGTAGGGTTTGGCGATATTCTTGTTATTGGAAATTACCGTATTACAACCGCAAAAGTAACAAGAACTTTGGCAAAACGGAATATGAAAATACAAAGATAGCGGTGAGTTACGCTGATTTGAAGCGGCGATCGCACTTTGATAATCGGTGGCGCTAAATCCTTCAGTTAACTGTGTAGCGGGTGGATAACTTGTATATCTAGGTGCAGGAGTGTCATATTTTTTGATCATATCCAGATCAAACTTGACACCAGGTGAAACAAAAACCATCAAAACCTCCAAGGTACTGCAACCACACCGCTTAGTGTCGTTACAAGGGATTCAAAATACCTTAGAAATCTGGCTACAAAATTCAACAACCTTTATCTACTGACTTGTTGAACTTTCGGCAAATGATATTTTGATTTCCGTCATAACTGACTAGTGGTTGGTTATATGGGTGTAGGGAAGAAGCAATTTGTTTTTTGACGCACAGCAAATTGCCAAGACAAGCCTGATGTTCTAGCTGCTTTTTAGTGTAGATATCAAAGCTAGAGTCTGATGTGTTGATTGAACAAATGTGGGGAAAAGGGAAACTTAATAATTTTTCCCTCATTTCCCTCAGATTACAGGTGCTTCAGTGCTACCTGGGTTATGGCTACTAGTCAAGTTATTAAACATTACTTGACCCAAAGCTTTAATTAAGTTGCCTTCTAAGTCTTTAGCCATTTGCATATTGAATTGGAAGGCGCTATTGGCTTCGGCAACAATTTTATCAGCCGTTGCTTCATCAACTGGTACAGAGTCTAATGCCTGACGATACTTGTCTTTAAATGCTTTTTTGTCAGGAATTTGCTCGAAGTTATAAAAAGATGTACCCTCATAGCCGGATAGCTTGAGGCTTGACTGAGCGACTTTTTGTAGCATCTGACCACCGGAAAGGTCGCCCATGTAGCGGGTGTAGGTATGCCCAATTAATAATGCAGGTGCGGTGGCAGAAAGTTCTCGAATATGCTTGATATAAGCTTGGGCGCTAGGTGAGGGTGAAATTAGGTTGCGCCATTCACTACCGTAGTAAAATACCATGTCTTTTTCTAAGGAAGCTTGGCGATTCAGTTCGGGAAAATAAATTGGTGCGATCGCCGGATTATTAATATGGCTCTTGATTGCTGCTTCTAGTTCAGTGTAAACAAAATACAAGTTGCTTAAAAATTTGGCGAAACTTTCTCTATCTACCACACCTTTCAAAAAACACTTCATGAATCCCACGTTTTCTGCTGCGGTGTGAGCTTTCTGAGTGCCAGAGCGCAGTTTGACGGCTAGATTGCTACTCATTGTTGCTTCCTTATTATTTAAGCGCCAGATTTTAGACAGCCACATTTACTTGCCTTGGCTGCCTCACGGTCAATACCAGAGTTCTTAGGGTTATTCTGGATGTAGAGAGGATGTGTATGAATCTATCTAGCAATTACCACTGCCTATATAGATTCAAACTATTTTTAGCCCCAAGACTATTTAACTATTAATGTCTTTATAACTATACAGCTATTAATAAATTTTTATATTTCCCTTAATGTGACGCAATAAAGCCAGAGGGGAAAGGATATGTAATATTTGAGCGATCGCCTAAAAAGTTTGGTTAAAACAGCGACAAAACTAGAAGGGTTTGTAATAAAGACTGAAGTCCTTACTACCCACTTACTTAATAAACATCATCATGTGAACCTATAGTTAGTAAAAATATGTCTTCCTGCCCCGAATCTGAGTTAACAATAAATTCAAATAAAATTCGATTATCATAACCTATTGAACAAGACCATACTCTCTCTAAGTCGCCCTTTAACTTGTGAGTACGTAAGCTTGAATTAAAAGGGTCTTCGGTTAACAATTGCAATACTTCTTCAATAGATGAACGTAACTGAGGATTCTTCTTAACTAAACGTTTAAATTTACGTACAAACCCCGGACGCCAAATTAAATTTGTCACTCATCTAACTCCGCCATTAAATCAGCGACAGTACCTTGTTTAATATTGCCTTGTTGATAATCACATCTAGCTTGTGCTATCTCTTGTAGCAGTTCATTTCTTCGCTGTTGGCTTAAACGCTGGCTAATAATATTAACAAGTATTGCCTGTTCCTCTGGAGCAAGAGATTCTACAACATCAAGTGCTTGTTGTAGTGTAGATATTTTCTTGGTCATTGGGTTAAATAAGATTTTGATAAGTCAATTATATCTATAATTTTCAGACGGGTTATTGCTGGTAAATATTCAGTGAGGGAAATTAGAAAAAGGAGGAGAAATAATCATAATTAATTACCTCCCCATTGCATTTATGACTGTTGATTACTTGTTTGAGCAGGCTGTGAACTGAGACGGTTTAAAATATCTAAAACTTCTTGCTCAAAAGCCACTTGAGCGCGGTTGGTTTTACCACCAACATATAAGCGATCGCCTTTTTTTAATGCCCAGATTTGCGAGTGTGAAAAGTAACTCATCACCACACCCAACATCAGGATGCCAAAACCAGTGTAAACAATTGGTATACCTGGATCAGCTTTGATTTGTAAGCCAGTGCTACCCACTACATCTAATATTTTCAAGGTAACGCCGTTGACCTGAGTAGACATTCCATTACGGACAGTATCAACAAGCTTACCTTGAGCATCGTAAATTAACACCATGCCTTGTAAGTCTTTAGCTAATAGGGAAACACCCTCACTCATATCTGGCTTAGTAGGAATCCAAGTTCCCCAGATACGTCCTTGACCTTTGGTATTCAAAAGTGCCATTGGTAGCTGGAAGATGGGGCTATTATTGACACGGACACGAACAGCAGAAATACCCCAATCAGTTTGATAAAAAGTTACGCCGTGATAACGCAGAGGTTGATTGACAAAAATCTTTTTGTGGTCAACTTCTTTACCTTCGTTATTTAAAACGGACATATCTGAGTAGAATTGGTCAATGCCACCTTTTGGGGTGTAATCAATCCAAAAACGATTAACTCGTACAGACCAATCTCTGGGGAATTGGGCGGGTGCTAAAGGCCCAGCATCGATAATATTTTTCACCTGGAAGGTATCGCCACTGGGAACCATTTCTTGGGCAACAAATCCAGTCATTGCCCCCCAAATTCCGCCCAAAAGGATAGTAACGATACCTATATGCACGATAATTGGGCCGATACGTCCAACTATTCCCTTACGGGCGTACAAGATATCATCTTTTTCTTGAAAAATTTTATAACTACGGTTTTGTAATAATTGAATTAAAGAATTGACAGAACCAGTATCTAGTTCTGCACTTAAAGCGAGTTTTTGAAATTGTCTTGGTTCTTCGTAATATTTCCAACGTTGGGCGGCTTTTAAAGCTGGTAATTGACGGGTAAAAGTACAAGCTGTCAGGCTAGTTCCAAATAAAACCAGTAAGGAGAGAAACCACCAAGTCCGATAAACATGATCTAACCCTACAACTTGAATTACCTTCCAGGAGAGGAAACCAAATAGAGCGGGGTGTTCTGGGTAGTTAGCTTGATAGAATGCTGGTGATTGTCCTTGCTCGATGACAGTACCAGTAACGCTGAAAAGAGCGATGATTAATAGAAGTGCGATCGCTAAACGTAAATCTGTCAGTACAGGTAAAAACTCTCGCCGT harbors:
- a CDS encoding homoserine dehydrogenase, with the protein product MGVKLGILGLGTVGTGTVQLLQDAVGRHPLLQEIEIYRVGVRSPDKPREVQLPSAVITTDLKSIVNDPEVDIVVEVMGGLEPARSLILQAIKNGKHVVTANKAAIARFGAEIFTAANNAGVYVMLEAAVGGGIPVIQPLKQALSVNRLHTVTGIVNGTTNYILTRMQTEGSDFEDVLADAQRLGYAEADPTADVDGLDAADKIAILASLAFDGRINLQDVYCEGIRQVSKTDIAYAEKLGYVIKLLAIAKNQANDTTQLSVRVHPTFVPKAHPLASINGVYNAILVEGEPIGQVMFFGPGAGAGATASAVTSDILSLVAALKSNTTAPNPLLTCRHENYSQIAPISDLSSRFYARFLTKDQAGVIGQLGTCFGNHGVSIESIVQTGFQGELAEIVVVTHDVREGEFRQALAEIKSLPAIDTIPSILRVL
- a CDS encoding DUF3172 domain-containing protein; this encodes MRRKSTGRTATTPKSPNSISSMFNLFTIAILGGVFVLGIGIGIAFSSTTTLSPSNVASREFIDTKAPNPEICVQYGASAMVMDARLFVTLNPFNVYVAQPSMRPGCVLRQNNWALLEQRKLVTSDQVRECKNRLNTFGFTGNLDSEKPDIRCIYQNESAQNFFMSQPGAVAPSQETERF
- the hemN gene encoding oxygen-independent coproporphyrinogen III oxidase, whose translation is MVFVSPGVKFDLDMIKKYDTPAPRYTSYPPATQLTEGFSATDYQSAIAASNQRNSPLSLYFHIPFCQSSCYFCGCNTVISNNKNIAKPYLEHLVKEIKHTANLIDADRKVLQVHWGGGTPNYLEPQQVQFLWQSITSHFQIDPQAEISIEINPRYVDQEYIFFLRDIGFNRISFGIQDFNPQVQVAVNRIQPEEMLFNVMSWIKAAEFDSVNVDLIYGLPHQSLQTFRETVKKTVALDPDRIVVFNFAYVPWLKPAQKNIPVEALPEPQEKLEILKMTIEELTNSQYLFIGMDHFAKPNDELAIAQRNCTLQRNFQGYTTHAGTELLGFGATSISMLHDTYVQNHKHLKEYYQAVASDTLPVSKGIKLTTDDILRRDVIMCIMSNFYLHKPEIEQKYNINFDEYFAQELEALKPLKTDGLVNLSSEYIQVTEIGRLLVRNVAVVFDIYHHVQDKQFSRTI
- the metK gene encoding methionine adenosyltransferase codes for the protein MSRRYLFTSESVTEGHPDKICDQIADTILDTLLTQDPSSRVAAEVVVNTGLVLITGEITTKANVNYANIARKKIAEIGYINADNGFSANSTSVIVALDEQSPDIAQGVNTAQETREQDSEELFDTIGAGDQGIMFGFACNETPELMPLPICLAHRIARRLAAVRKTGELSYLRPDGKTQVTVIYEDGRPVGIDTILISTQHTATIGDITDEAAVQAKIKEDLWTAVVEPVFGDLEIKPDQDTRFLVNPTGKFVIGGPQGDSGLTGRKIIVDTYGGYSRHGGGAFSGKDPTKVDRSAAYAARYVAKNIVAAGLAEKCEVQLSYAIGVARPVSIFLDTFGTGKVDDEILLELVKANFELRPAGIIHSFNLRNLPSERGGRFYQDIAAYGHLGRNDLDLPWERTDKADFLKQAVSHALSGAIA
- a CDS encoding CAAD domain-containing protein → MQEPEFTQTQPKEATVPDINTQAGTITKLQPPVQSQEEWRKYGEQVSDFLATLPDYVGNFFNQYKQPLVSVGLIVGAIVAVKVLLAVLDSLNDIPLVAPTFELIGIGYSAWFVYRYLLKASTRQELTNEITTLKSQVVGQDGNEV
- the petH gene encoding ferredoxin--NADP reductase, translated to MSNQGAFESAASIESGSRIFVYEVVGLRQNEETDQTNYPIRKSGSVFIRVPYNRMNQEMQRITRLGGKIVSIQPANILEQVNGKAANTENGKATPVTTDIQTKGVSEPPAEEKSKKKDKKGNTMTQAKAKHADVPVNTYRPNAPFIGKVISNDPLVQEDGIGIVQHIKFDLSEGNLKYIEGQSIGIIPPGLDKNGKPEKLRLYSIASTRHGDDVDDKTISLCVRQLEYKHPESGEIVYGVCSTYLTQIKPGDEVKITGPVGKEMLLPDDPEANVIMMATGTGIAPMRAYLWRMFKDAERAANSDYQFKGFSWLIFGVPTTPNILYKEELEEIQQKYPDNFRLTYAISREQKNPQGGRMYIQDRVAEHADELWALIKNEKTHTYICGLRGMEDGIDAALTAAAAKEGVTWSSYQKDLKKAGRWHVETY
- a CDS encoding phosphoribulokinase, producing the protein MTTKPERVVLIGVAGDSGCGKSTFLRRLIDLFGEEFMTVICLDDYHSLDRKQRKETGITALDPRANNFDLMYEQIKALKEGHEINKPIYNHETGLIDPPEIVKPNHIVVVEGLHPLYDERVRSLLDFSVYFDISDEVKIAWKIQRDMAERGHRYEDVLAAINSRKPDFQKYIEPQREFADVVLQVLPTNLIKDDTERKVLRVRMLQREGKEGFEPAYLFDEGSTINWTPCGRKLTCSYPGMQLYYGSDVYYGRYVSVLEVDGQFDNLEEVIYIETHLSNTSTKYQGELTQLLLQHREYPGSNNGTGFFQVLTGLKMRATYERLTAKEAKLAVQV